From Penaeus chinensis breed Huanghai No. 1 chromosome 43, ASM1920278v2, whole genome shotgun sequence, a single genomic window includes:
- the LOC125048197 gene encoding early nodulin-75-like, with protein MPVLRPSYARPTPVLRPSYARPTPVLRPSYARPMPVLRPSYARPMPFLCPSYARPTPVLCPSYARPTPVLRPSYARPTYVLRPSYVRPTPVLRPSYARPMPVLRPSYARPTYVLCPSYARPMPVLRPSYARPTPVLRPSYARPTPVLRPSYARPTPVLCPSYARPTPVLCPSYALPMPVLCPSYARPMPVLRPSYARPMPVICPSYARPMPVLCPSYARPMPVLCPSYARPMPVLRPSYARSTPVLRPSYARHMPVLRPSYARPMPVLRPSYARPTPVLCPSYARPTPVLRPSYARPTPVLRPSYARHMPVLRPSYARPMPVLRPSYARPTPVLCPSYARPTPAPEGVIRHSEHDMGGGGI; from the coding sequence ATGCCCGTCCTACGCCCGTCCTATGCCCGTCCTACGCCCGTCCTACGCCCGTCCTACGCCCGTCCTACGCCCGTCCTACGCCCTTCCTATGCCCGTCCTATGCCCGTCCTACGCCCGTCCTATGCCCGTCCTATGCCCTTCCTATGCCCGTCCTATGCCCGTCCTACGCCCGTCCTATGCCCGTCCTACGCCCGTCCTACGCCCGTCCTACGCCCGTCCTACGCCCGTCCTACGTACGTCCTACGCCCGTCCTACGTACGTCCTACGCCCGTCCTACGCCCGTCCTACGCCCGTCCTATGCCCGTCCTACGCCCGTCCTACGCCCGTCCTACGTACGTCCTATGCCCGTCCTACGCCCGTCCTATGCCCGTCCTACGCCCGTCCTACGCCCGTCCTACGCCCGTCCTACGCCCGTCCTATGCCCGTCCTACGCCCGTCCTACGCCCGTCCTACGCCCGTCCTACGCCCGTCCTATGCCCGTCCTATGCCCGTCCTACGCCCGTCCTATGCCCGTCCTATGCCCTTCCTATGCCCGTCCTATGCCCGTCCTACGCCCGTCCTATGCCCGTCCTACGCCCGTCCTACGCCCGTCCTATGCCCGTCATATGCCCGTCCTACGCCCGTCCTATGCCCGTCCTATGCCCGTCCTACGCCCGTCCTATGCCCGTCCTATGCCCTTCCTATGCCCGTCCTATGCCCGTCCTACGCCCGTCCTATGCCCGTTCTACGCCCGTCCTACGCCCGTCCTATGCCCGTCATATGCCCGTCCTACGCCCGTCCTATGCCCGTCCTATGCCCGTCCTACGCCCGTCCTATGCCCGTCCTACGCCCGTCCTATGCCCGTCCTATGCCCGTCCTACGCCCGTCCTACGCCCGTCCTACGCCCGTCCTACGCCCGTCCTACGCCCGTCCTATGCCCGTCATATGCCCGTCCTACGCCCGTCCTATGCCCGTCCTATGCCCGTCCTACGCCCGTCCTATGCCCGTCCTACGCCCGTCCTATGCCCGTCCTATGCCCGTCCTACGCCCGCGCCGGAAGGAGTAATTAGACACAGTGAGCACGACATGGGCGGGGGAGGgatatag